One Lytechinus variegatus isolate NC3 chromosome 14, Lvar_3.0, whole genome shotgun sequence genomic region harbors:
- the LOC121427917 gene encoding uncharacterized protein LOC121427917 — MFTRVTPEVFDEILARVEPVIQKQETNYRHPLSAGLKLAITLRHLATGDNYRSLAYGFRCGISTISELIPGVCTAIVEAYKDDVFNIPTTPEAWSTLAQQFEQRWNIPHAIGTLDGKHIAIKKPAITDSLYHNYKASSLYHC, encoded by the coding sequence ATGTTCACTAGAGTAACCCCTGAGGTGTTTGATGAGATCCTTGCTAGAGTTGAACCAGTCATCCAGAAGCAAGAGACTAACTACAGGCACCCTTTGTCAGCTGGCCTCAAACTGGCAATCACCTTGAGACATCTGGCCACTGGGGACAACTACAGATCACTGGCATATGGTTTCAGATGTGGTATCTCAACCATATCAGAGTTGATTCCAGGAGTGTGCACGGCCATTGTAGAGGCGTATAAAGATGATGTCTTCAACATACCTACCACCCCTGAAGCATGGAGCACCCTTGCCCAGCAGTTTGAACAGAGATGGAATATCCCCCATGCCATTGGTACCTTGGATGGAAAGCACATAGCCATTAAGAAGCCAGCAATCACAGACAGTCTCTACCACAACTATAAGGCTTCTTCTCTATACCACTGCTGA